In Kordia antarctica, the following proteins share a genomic window:
- a CDS encoding M1 family metallopeptidase — MKRKHLYIFAFLIMGANVIFAQDSQEDKKPQGHINSNKFRQLYQEFSTPNMYRTGSGAPGAAYYQQQADYEIDIELDDKNKKMYGVETITYTNNSPDNLEYLWVQLDQNVRAKNSQAKLKNGSSFPRLERASKFVGSYVVDPFDGGFNIDYIKNEKGRPMSFTINETMMRIDLPQPLKAGAKISFSIKWWYNINNHVTNRGRSGYEFFEKDGNYAYVIAQFFPRMAVYNDVEGWQNFQFWGSGEFALPFGNYEVNITVPADHILDATGELQNRKNVFTKDMMKRYERALESYDKPVIIVTQAEAKAAEKDFSTKKKTWKFYAENVRDFAFATSRKFIWDMQAVDINGKKVMAVSMYPKEGNPLWEEYSTKAVASTLKTYSNHTFTYPYHKAISVHAKNQGMEYPMICWNYGRPSEDGKYSERVKFGMISVIIHEVGHNFFPMIVNSDERQWGWMDEGLDTFMQYLAEQDFAKAHPESVVSNGGKYPSRRGEPSKIVPYMKGSQNRLSPIMSNPENVHQLGPNAYGKPATGLNILRETIMGPKAFDHAFKTYAQRWMFKHPSPEDFFRTMEDASGIDLDWFWRGWFYTTDYVDIGIEGVKKYQVGTRITESENYVYYISEDDEDYKKENEGKAVLDVEGNESLKEYLMDNFTEAERANLENPKYFYEVSFNKPGGLVMPIIVECTYDDGTKETVKYPVQIWRKNDNNATIVIASSKEIKNIQLDPKLETADIDTSNNVWPREEGNTEFNKFKDDKIKQ; from the coding sequence ATGAAACGTAAACATCTCTACATCTTCGCTTTTCTAATTATGGGAGCGAACGTTATTTTTGCTCAAGATAGCCAAGAAGACAAGAAGCCCCAAGGACACATCAATAGCAATAAATTTAGACAACTCTATCAAGAATTCTCTACTCCAAACATGTACAGAACTGGTTCTGGTGCGCCAGGAGCAGCATATTATCAGCAACAGGCTGATTATGAAATAGATATTGAGCTTGATGATAAAAATAAGAAAATGTATGGTGTTGAAACCATTACATATACAAATAATTCCCCTGACAATTTAGAGTACCTTTGGGTTCAACTTGATCAAAATGTTCGCGCTAAAAATTCGCAAGCAAAACTTAAAAATGGATCGAGTTTTCCACGTTTAGAAAGAGCTTCAAAATTTGTAGGAAGCTATGTAGTTGATCCTTTTGACGGAGGTTTTAATATTGACTATATAAAAAACGAAAAAGGAAGACCAATGTCATTTACGATCAACGAAACAATGATGCGTATTGACTTGCCACAACCGTTAAAAGCTGGAGCTAAAATTTCGTTCTCCATCAAATGGTGGTATAATATTAATAATCATGTAACCAACAGAGGTCGTTCAGGATATGAATTTTTTGAAAAAGATGGAAATTACGCTTATGTAATTGCTCAGTTTTTCCCAAGAATGGCAGTTTATAATGATGTTGAAGGTTGGCAAAATTTTCAGTTTTGGGGAAGTGGAGAATTTGCGTTACCATTTGGAAACTACGAAGTAAATATTACGGTTCCTGCAGATCACATTTTAGATGCAACAGGCGAATTACAGAATAGAAAAAACGTGTTTACCAAAGATATGATGAAGCGTTATGAGCGTGCGCTAGAATCATACGATAAACCAGTAATCATTGTAACACAGGCAGAAGCAAAAGCTGCTGAAAAAGACTTTTCTACAAAAAAGAAGACATGGAAATTCTACGCGGAAAACGTGAGAGACTTTGCATTTGCAACTTCGCGTAAATTTATTTGGGACATGCAAGCCGTTGATATCAATGGTAAAAAAGTAATGGCAGTTTCCATGTATCCAAAAGAGGGAAATCCGCTTTGGGAAGAATATTCTACGAAAGCTGTAGCAAGTACATTAAAAACATATTCAAATCATACATTTACATATCCATATCACAAAGCAATTTCTGTACACGCTAAAAACCAAGGAATGGAATATCCTATGATTTGCTGGAATTACGGACGTCCAAGTGAAGACGGAAAATACTCTGAACGTGTAAAATTTGGAATGATCAGTGTAATTATTCACGAAGTAGGACACAACTTTTTCCCTATGATTGTAAACTCTGATGAGCGTCAATGGGGTTGGATGGACGAAGGTTTGGATACTTTTATGCAATACTTAGCAGAACAAGATTTTGCAAAAGCGCATCCAGAATCTGTGGTTTCTAACGGCGGAAAATATCCTTCACGTAGAGGAGAACCTTCTAAAATTGTTCCGTACATGAAAGGAAGTCAAAATAGATTGTCTCCAATCATGTCAAATCCAGAAAATGTACATCAGTTAGGACCAAACGCTTATGGAAAGCCAGCAACAGGATTAAATATCTTGAGGGAAACTATCATGGGACCAAAAGCATTTGATCACGCATTCAAAACTTACGCACAACGTTGGATGTTCAAACACCCAAGTCCAGAAGATTTCTTTAGAACAATGGAAGATGCTTCTGGAATCGATTTAGACTGGTTTTGGAGAGGTTGGTTTTACACAACTGATTATGTTGACATAGGAATTGAAGGCGTTAAAAAATACCAAGTAGGAACTCGTATCACAGAAAGTGAAAATTATGTATATTATATTTCTGAAGATGATGAAGATTACAAAAAAGAAAACGAAGGAAAAGCAGTATTAGATGTAGAAGGAAACGAATCATTAAAAGAATATTTAATGGATAACTTTACGGAAGCAGAAAGAGCGAACTTAGAAAATCCTAAATATTTCTACGAAGTATCATTTAATAAACCAGGCGGATTGGTAATGCCAATTATTGTTGAATGTACGTATGATGATGGCACTAAGGAAACGGTAAAATATCCAGTTCAAATTTGGAGAAAGAACGACAACAATGCTACCATTGTAATTGCTTCAAGCAAAGAAATCAAAAATATTCAGTTAGATCCTAAACTTGAAACAGCTGATATTGATACTTCAAACAATGTATGGCCACGTGAAGAAGGCAATACGGAGTTCAATAAGTTTAAAGACGATAAGATAAAGCAGTAA
- a CDS encoding Sec-independent protein translocase subunit TatA/TatB, which yields MALFISGGEIVVIMLIVVMVFGADKIPEIARGLGKGMRQLKDATNEIKHEIQKSAEDSGLDTNIAGDVQKEINKVKEDIEDMSGPIKRQH from the coding sequence ATGGCATTATTTATTAGTGGAGGAGAGATAGTTGTAATTATGCTAATTGTAGTTATGGTGTTTGGTGCAGACAAGATTCCTGAAATCGCAAGAGGACTAGGAAAAGGAATGCGCCAATTAAAAGATGCAACCAACGAAATAAAGCACGAAATTCAGAAAAGCGCGGAAGATAGCGGACTAGATACCAACATTGCTGGTGACGTTCAAAAAGAAATAAACAAAGTAAAAGAAGATATCGAAGACATGTCAGGTCCTATTAAAAGGCAACATTAA
- a CDS encoding phosphatase PAP2 family protein, translated as MFNELLTYDKELLIYLSNLGEIHFDVFWVFVTSFIYWIPLLLFVFYKIYKKLPKHQAKYIISYGLFILFFSLLLVEIVKIGVERIRPCNDPTVAPFINIIIQPENYSFFSGHATVSFALTTYLFLILRNVFSWIRYLYMWPLFFMYSRLYFGVHYPSDILTGIIIGIIIGVVFYRIYNARILKLQIY; from the coding sequence ATGTTTAATGAATTACTGACATACGACAAAGAACTACTCATCTATCTAAGCAACCTAGGCGAAATTCACTTTGATGTCTTTTGGGTTTTCGTTACAAGTTTCATCTATTGGATTCCATTACTACTATTTGTATTCTACAAAATTTATAAAAAACTCCCCAAACATCAAGCTAAATACATTATAAGTTACGGACTTTTCATCTTATTCTTTTCTTTACTTTTAGTTGAAATTGTAAAAATAGGAGTCGAACGTATTCGCCCATGTAACGATCCTACAGTAGCGCCATTCATCAATATTATCATACAACCTGAAAATTATAGCTTTTTCTCAGGACATGCAACGGTTTCTTTTGCCTTAACCACTTATTTATTTTTAATACTCAGGAACGTATTTTCTTGGATACGCTATTTATACATGTGGCCGCTATTTTTTATGTACAGTCGGTTGTACTTTGGAGTGCATTATCCTTCAGATATCTTAACAGGAATTATTATTGGAATTATCATTGGAGTTGTATTTTATCGAATTTATAATGCGCGCATACTAAAGTTACAAATTTATTGA
- a CDS encoding S8 family peptidase: protein MKNLNLKLALVMVALGVISCSNDAPIIENLEEENSVVLVQRTPLTPTEINAKINETISSREDFEWSNMDAHMIWSATVHGDQILTIGYGDNENDFNKENSNASGIKDRLIERIASIEGGGQKKTSDFLIDEDEKLNIIDVKIEDLATVQDLLSQKGIRYMEPAGYRYQLHQTGTTESGAGCGYGSSTLNSGDYTTVAPGAKVPWTFYEHNIPSAWNYSTGSGVGIGVIDTGLTPNNSLMNGSFNDGYSSGRYVQKYGTYVDSWWPWSSRTDGPNDKCGHGTSMTSVATAPRNNNGMPVGVAYNANLISYRGTKNVLLDGYHEQKGVANALTALGNRSDVKVISMSIGHIFSIGRIKDAVRYANNRGKLIFAAGGTSTTFTNFVGVIFPASMSETVAVTGVTDANYYKECDICHKGSQIDFTIVMQRNGNGSRTTPVLSYYNGQTDYVGGSSVATATTAGIAALVWSRHPSWTKTQVLNRLKQSADFYPNKNSQYGYGNIDALQAVQ, encoded by the coding sequence ATGAAAAATTTAAACCTTAAATTAGCCCTAGTTATGGTGGCTTTAGGCGTAATTTCTTGTTCTAACGATGCACCTATCATCGAAAACTTAGAAGAAGAAAACAGCGTTGTACTTGTACAGCGTACACCACTTACACCTACAGAAATCAATGCAAAAATTAATGAAACCATTTCAAGTCGAGAAGATTTTGAATGGTCAAACATGGACGCACACATGATATGGAGTGCTACTGTTCATGGAGATCAAATTCTTACCATAGGATATGGAGATAATGAGAACGATTTCAACAAAGAAAATTCTAACGCAAGTGGAATTAAAGACAGATTAATTGAAAGAATTGCTTCTATTGAAGGTGGCGGACAAAAGAAAACTAGCGATTTCTTAATTGATGAAGATGAAAAACTAAACATCATCGATGTGAAAATTGAAGACTTAGCAACGGTTCAAGATTTGTTATCTCAAAAAGGAATTCGTTACATGGAGCCAGCTGGTTACAGATACCAATTACATCAAACCGGAACAACAGAATCTGGCGCAGGATGCGGATATGGTTCTTCAACGTTAAATTCAGGAGATTATACAACAGTAGCGCCAGGCGCAAAAGTACCTTGGACGTTTTACGAACATAACATTCCATCAGCTTGGAATTACAGTACAGGTTCAGGTGTTGGAATTGGAGTGATTGACACTGGATTAACACCTAATAACTCATTAATGAACGGAAGTTTTAATGATGGTTATTCATCTGGAAGATACGTTCAGAAATATGGAACTTACGTAGATTCATGGTGGCCTTGGTCGTCAAGAACTGACGGACCAAATGACAAATGTGGACACGGAACAAGTATGACATCTGTGGCAACAGCACCAAGAAACAACAACGGAATGCCAGTTGGTGTTGCATATAACGCGAACTTAATTAGCTACCGTGGAACTAAAAATGTACTCTTAGATGGTTATCATGAGCAAAAAGGTGTGGCAAATGCACTAACAGCTCTTGGAAACAGAAGCGACGTAAAAGTAATTTCAATGTCTATTGGACATATTTTTTCTATTGGAAGAATAAAGGATGCAGTTAGATATGCAAATAATAGAGGAAAATTAATTTTTGCAGCAGGTGGAACTTCTACAACTTTTACGAACTTCGTAGGAGTAATATTTCCAGCATCAATGAGCGAAACAGTTGCTGTAACTGGAGTAACAGATGCTAATTACTATAAAGAATGTGACATTTGCCACAAAGGAAGTCAAATAGACTTTACAATAGTAATGCAGCGTAATGGTAATGGAAGCAGAACAACACCAGTATTAAGTTACTATAACGGACAAACTGATTATGTAGGTGGTTCGTCAGTAGCAACTGCAACTACAGCAGGAATTGCGGCATTAGTATGGTCAAGACATCCAAGCTGGACAAAAACACAAGTATTAAACAGATTGAAGCAATCTGCAGATTTCTATCCAAACAAAAATTCACAGTACGGATATGGAAATATAGACGCATTGCAAGCAGTTCAATAG
- a CDS encoding O-methyltransferase, with product MHFIPEALDEYVVNHSENEPDLLKALTRETYQKILQPRMLSGHYQGRLLSMLSKLIRPKTILEIGTYTGYSALCLAEGMQLEGELHTIDINEELHDFQRKYFDASSYGSQIYQYTGDALEIIPKMNTTFDLVFIDADKPNYPAYFHAIIEKMNPNGIILSDNVLWSGKVIEPLQKNDFSTKALLEYNALLKEDSRVETVVLPIRDGLTISRVC from the coding sequence ATGCATTTTATTCCAGAAGCTTTAGATGAATATGTTGTAAATCATTCAGAGAATGAACCAGATTTGTTAAAGGCGTTGACACGCGAAACGTATCAGAAAATTTTACAGCCACGTATGTTGAGCGGACATTATCAAGGACGATTGTTGAGTATGTTGTCTAAATTGATTCGCCCAAAAACGATTTTAGAGATTGGAACGTATACAGGATATTCTGCGCTTTGTTTGGCAGAAGGAATGCAACTAGAAGGCGAATTGCATACGATTGATATTAATGAAGAGTTACACGATTTTCAACGCAAGTATTTTGATGCTTCAAGTTATGGAAGTCAAATTTATCAATATACAGGCGACGCTTTAGAAATTATTCCTAAAATGAATACCACATTCGATTTGGTGTTTATTGATGCCGATAAGCCAAATTACCCTGCCTATTTTCATGCGATTATTGAGAAGATGAATCCGAATGGAATTATTTTGTCCGATAATGTTTTATGGAGCGGAAAAGTGATTGAACCTTTACAGAAGAATGATTTTTCTACCAAAGCACTTTTAGAATACAATGCACTTTTAAAAGAAGATTCACGTGTGGAAACCGTTGTGTTACCTATTAGAGATGGCTTGACGATTAGTCGGGTTTGTTAG
- the kynU gene encoding kynureninase: MFQNTLAYAKSQDAIDPLKSYRTKFHIPKDAAGNEWIYFCGNSLGLQPKVTQNYIQQELNDWANLGVEGHFDAKNPWMPYHEFLTENMAKILGAKPIEVVIMNTLTTNLHLLMVSFYQPIKTKYKIVIESDAFPSDRYAVESQLKFHGFDPKEGLLEWKPRKGEQLLRMEDLEALLEEDGDEIALLMIGGVNYYTGQYLDIKKIAELGHAKGAMVGIDLAHGAGNIQPNLHDSNVDFAAWCTYKYLNAGPGSLGGLFVHEKHAHNKELNRFTGWWGHDKNTRFNMRYDFNPIPGAESWQLSNPPILSMAAIKASLDMFNEVGMDALREKSEKLTAYFEYLINELTTDRIKIITPSNPKERGCQLSIQVKNADKSLHQKLIDKQIISDWREPDVIRCAPVPLYNTFEDVYRMVDELKKCL; encoded by the coding sequence ATGTTTCAAAATACATTAGCGTATGCAAAATCGCAAGACGCAATAGATCCTCTAAAAAGCTACCGAACTAAATTTCACATTCCAAAAGATGCCGCTGGCAATGAATGGATTTATTTTTGTGGAAATTCGCTCGGATTGCAACCAAAAGTAACGCAAAATTATATTCAACAAGAGTTGAACGATTGGGCAAACTTAGGTGTAGAAGGACATTTTGATGCAAAAAATCCTTGGATGCCGTATCATGAATTCCTCACGGAAAACATGGCGAAAATACTAGGAGCAAAGCCAATTGAAGTCGTAATTATGAATACATTAACGACGAATTTACACTTGTTGATGGTTTCTTTTTATCAACCTATCAAAACAAAATATAAAATTGTCATTGAAAGTGATGCATTTCCATCGGATCGGTATGCAGTAGAATCGCAACTAAAATTTCACGGATTCGATCCAAAAGAAGGATTACTAGAATGGAAACCAAGAAAAGGCGAACAATTACTTCGTATGGAAGATTTGGAAGCTTTGCTTGAAGAAGATGGCGACGAAATTGCATTATTAATGATTGGCGGCGTAAATTATTACACAGGACAATATCTTGACATCAAAAAAATAGCAGAACTCGGACACGCAAAAGGTGCGATGGTTGGAATTGATTTGGCACATGGCGCAGGAAACATTCAGCCAAATTTACACGATTCTAATGTAGACTTTGCGGCTTGGTGTACGTACAAATATCTAAATGCTGGACCTGGAAGTTTAGGAGGTTTATTTGTACATGAAAAACATGCACATAATAAAGAATTGAATCGATTTACAGGTTGGTGGGGACACGATAAAAATACGCGTTTTAACATGCGTTACGATTTTAATCCAATTCCTGGTGCGGAAAGTTGGCAATTGAGCAATCCGCCAATATTATCAATGGCAGCGATAAAAGCGTCGTTGGATATGTTTAATGAAGTTGGAATGGATGCTTTACGCGAAAAATCTGAAAAGTTGACAGCGTATTTTGAATACTTAATCAATGAACTTACTACAGATCGAATTAAAATAATTACACCTTCAAACCCAAAAGAAAGAGGTTGTCAATTATCGATTCAAGTCAAAAATGCTGATAAATCATTACATCAAAAACTGATAGACAAACAGATTATTTCCGATTGGCGTGAACCAGATGTAATTCGTTGTGCGCCAGTTCCATTATACAATACGTTTGAAGATGTTTATAGAATGGTGGACGAATTAAAAAAATGCTTATAA
- a CDS encoding FAD-dependent oxidoreductase codes for MKKKEHILIIGAGLCGSLLALRLGQRGYKVTVMESRPDLRTVDISAGRSINLAFSDRGIKAMKMVGIADKVMPLCIPMNGRLVHDIEGNTFMSNYSGREDEYINSISRGDLNALLLTEAEEHEAVNITFNKKCTGIDIEENVATFYCYDTKKEVQLKADVIFGTDGAGSILRKSYYLERKFLFSYSQNYLSHGYKELSIPPTKSGGFRTEKNALHIWPRGDFMIIALPNLDGSFTVTLFLSYDEGEYNFNNLTTKERVQEFFEAQFPDLVPLIPELTKEYFENPTAPLGTVKCSPWSYKNNTLLLGDAAHAIVPFYGQGMNASFEDVVVLNEVLDAHEGDWEVVFKAFEKARKIDTDAIADLAIDNYYEMRDHVANPIFKEKRKLEMDLEKNFPEDYFSKYSMVTFNEDIPYSKAMKIGRAQDKALLNLIADDKIDTTGDLKEILKKVQAETNEILDEDNVAKTMKH; via the coding sequence ATGAAGAAGAAAGAACATATACTCATTATTGGCGCAGGTTTGTGCGGTTCATTATTGGCGTTGCGATTAGGACAACGCGGTTACAAAGTGACTGTAATGGAAAGTCGTCCCGATTTGCGAACTGTAGATATTTCTGCGGGAAGATCGATCAATTTAGCATTTTCAGATAGAGGAATTAAAGCCATGAAAATGGTCGGAATTGCAGATAAAGTTATGCCTTTGTGCATTCCGATGAACGGGCGTTTGGTACACGATATTGAAGGAAATACGTTTATGTCTAACTATTCTGGTCGTGAAGACGAATATATCAATTCGATTTCCAGAGGTGATTTAAACGCGCTTTTATTAACGGAAGCAGAAGAACATGAAGCTGTAAATATCACATTCAACAAAAAATGTACAGGCATTGATATTGAAGAAAATGTTGCCACTTTTTATTGTTACGATACTAAAAAAGAAGTACAACTAAAAGCAGATGTAATTTTCGGAACAGATGGCGCAGGTTCAATTTTGCGTAAAAGTTATTACTTGGAGCGCAAATTTTTATTCAGCTATTCGCAGAATTATTTAAGTCACGGATATAAAGAATTAAGCATTCCACCAACAAAATCTGGTGGTTTTCGTACAGAAAAAAACGCATTGCACATTTGGCCAAGAGGCGACTTTATGATTATTGCCTTGCCAAACTTAGATGGAAGTTTTACAGTTACGTTGTTTCTGTCGTATGACGAAGGCGAATATAATTTCAACAATTTAACGACAAAAGAACGCGTACAAGAATTCTTTGAAGCACAATTTCCAGATTTAGTACCGTTGATCCCTGAGTTGACAAAAGAATACTTCGAAAATCCAACAGCGCCATTAGGAACCGTAAAATGTTCACCTTGGTCGTATAAAAATAATACATTATTGCTAGGTGATGCAGCGCATGCAATTGTTCCGTTTTACGGACAAGGTATGAATGCGTCTTTTGAAGATGTTGTTGTCCTAAACGAAGTCTTGGACGCGCATGAAGGCGATTGGGAAGTCGTTTTTAAAGCCTTTGAAAAAGCACGTAAAATAGATACAGATGCGATTGCTGATTTAGCCATTGATAATTACTACGAAATGCGCGATCATGTTGCGAACCCGATCTTTAAAGAAAAGCGTAAGTTAGAAATGGATTTGGAAAAAAACTTTCCTGAGGATTATTTCTCTAAATATTCAATGGTAACGTTTAATGAAGACATTCCATATAGCAAAGCCATGAAAATTGGTCGTGCGCAAGATAAAGCGTTATTGAATCTAATTGCAGACGACAAAATTGATACCACGGGCGATTTAAAAGAAATTCTTAAAAAAGTTCAAGCAGAAACCAACGAAATTTTAGACGAAGACAATGTTGCGAAAACAATGAAGCATTAA
- a CDS encoding DUF6175 family protein — translation MKKYILTLVFIVLSSNLKLQAQEKVTQVQPTIMIIPWVKDGQDIRTILEDDFNKRIAIAKVKEAFDDRGFTTYDFTQKLKQAMNEMALKSDEKTDLKAEIIRLSGADIIIETEVFVQKSSTGNSVKLILEGKDSYTAQSLSNKIGESGKFYTDDIAKLSKKAVESCIEDFLNTMNDKFSGIIENGRSIRINIGFIEDSEHNMDSEIGDEGDLLSDLLEEWMDVNAHNNNFHIQGVSENTMVIDDFRIPLKDPKTGRNYRATKLSSKLRKYIKNKLGLSVKQGKRSEAEVNIIIQ, via the coding sequence ATGAAAAAATACATTTTAACTCTTGTCTTTATTGTTTTAAGTTCTAATTTAAAACTGCAAGCGCAAGAAAAAGTAACGCAAGTACAGCCTACCATTATGATAATTCCGTGGGTTAAAGATGGACAAGACATTCGGACAATTTTAGAAGACGATTTTAATAAGCGAATTGCAATTGCAAAAGTTAAAGAAGCTTTTGATGATAGAGGTTTTACAACGTACGATTTTACACAAAAGTTAAAACAAGCCATGAATGAAATGGCTTTAAAATCAGATGAAAAAACAGATTTAAAAGCAGAAATTATTCGACTGTCTGGCGCAGATATCATTATAGAAACGGAAGTATTTGTGCAAAAATCTTCTACCGGAAATTCTGTAAAATTAATTCTGGAAGGTAAAGATTCATACACCGCACAATCACTCTCCAATAAAATAGGTGAATCTGGCAAATTCTATACCGATGATATTGCAAAATTATCAAAGAAAGCTGTTGAAAGTTGTATTGAAGATTTTTTAAATACCATGAACGACAAGTTTAGCGGTATTATTGAAAATGGTCGTTCAATAAGAATCAATATTGGATTTATTGAAGATTCAGAACATAACATGGACTCCGAAATAGGTGATGAAGGTGATTTACTTTCTGATCTTTTAGAAGAATGGATGGACGTAAACGCACATAATAACAACTTCCACATACAAGGTGTAAGCGAAAATACAATGGTTATTGACGATTTTAGAATTCCGCTGAAAGATCCAAAAACGGGAAGAAATTATAGGGCAACAAAATTGTCTAGTAAATTAAGAAAATATATAAAAAATAAATTAGGCTTATCCGTTAAACAAGGGAAACGTAGTGAAGCTGAAGTTAATATAATAATTCAATAA
- a CDS encoding CsgG/HfaB family protein gives MKKNLLFLLIFLITTIGFAQKKTVAISTFESTGSTSIESQYIKAIEDKVKAAIKNTNRFKIVDRGNYKKLLAEREFQKKEEFIDGKVTAESSFEGAEQIVTGSINHISFTRKTSKSSMHYVCTISFSLEVIDIATGKVIASELIEPKQTFLGGLVSTYDTKTPNKAFFNSLKGTQKAIDKFVADNFPVTTQIIEITKASSSKAKMLLINTGNINGARKKQEFKVVELVKVIVNGKELIRKKEIGTIKITNVEGEEISEAKVTKGGDMILEKFNAGAQIRCYSQN, from the coding sequence ATGAAGAAAAATCTACTTTTCTTACTTATATTTTTAATTACTACTATCGGATTTGCTCAGAAAAAAACAGTTGCCATATCTACTTTTGAATCAACTGGTAGTACTTCCATTGAAAGTCAATATATTAAGGCAATTGAAGACAAAGTAAAAGCTGCCATTAAAAATACCAATCGTTTTAAAATCGTTGACAGAGGAAACTACAAAAAACTACTTGCAGAAAGAGAATTTCAAAAAAAAGAAGAATTTATAGACGGTAAAGTTACTGCGGAGAGTTCTTTTGAAGGTGCTGAACAAATTGTTACAGGAAGTATAAATCATATAAGTTTTACCCGAAAAACTTCTAAAAGTTCTATGCATTATGTTTGTACTATTTCATTCTCCTTAGAAGTTATAGATATTGCTACAGGTAAAGTTATTGCTAGTGAACTGATTGAACCAAAGCAAACTTTTTTAGGAGGTCTTGTAAGTACTTATGATACAAAAACACCTAATAAAGCTTTTTTTAATTCGTTAAAAGGAACTCAAAAAGCAATTGATAAGTTCGTTGCTGATAATTTTCCTGTAACTACACAAATTATTGAAATTACAAAAGCATCTTCAAGCAAAGCTAAAATGTTATTAATAAACACAGGAAATATTAATGGCGCTAGAAAAAAACAGGAATTTAAAGTTGTTGAACTTGTAAAAGTTATTGTGAATGGAAAAGAGTTGATCCGAAAAAAAGAAATAGGAACTATTAAAATTACTAATGTTGAAGGTGAAGAAATTTCAGAAGCAAAAGTTACTAAAGGTGGCGACATGATTTTGGAAAAGTTCAACGCAGGCGCACAAATCAGATGCTACTCTCAAAATTAA